One stretch of Lagenorhynchus albirostris chromosome 13, mLagAlb1.1, whole genome shotgun sequence DNA includes these proteins:
- the CAD gene encoding CAD protein isoform X4: MLVPSWGRGHCGTLGPRIRRSGYGNRGHNQPCLLVGSGRCFLTSQNHGFAVETDSLPAGWLPLFTNANDHSNEGIVHESLPFFSVQFHPEHHAGPSDMELLFDIFLDTVKEATTRNPGGQTVRERLAERLCLRGIPTPGSGLPPPRKVLILGSGGLSIGQAGEFDYSGSQAIKALKEENIQTLLINPNIATVQTSQGLADKVYFLPITPHYVTQVIRNERPDGVLLTFGGQTALNCGVELTKAGVLSRYGVRVLGTPVETIELTEDRRAFASRMAEIGEHVAPSEAANSLEQAQAAAERLGYPVLVRAAFALGGLGSGFASNKEELSALVAPAFAHTSQVLVDKSLKGWKEIEYEVVRDTYGNCVTVCNMENLDPLGIHTGESIVVAPSQTLNDREYQLLRQTAIKVTQHLGIVGECNVQYALNPESEQYYIIEVNARLSRSSALASKATGYPLAYVAAKLALGIPLPELRNSVTGGTAAFEPSLDYCVVKIPRWDLSKFLRVSTKIGSCMKSVGEVMGIGRSFEEAFQKALRMVDENCVGFDHTVKPVSDMELETPTDKRIFVVAAALWAGYSVDRLYELTRIDRWFLHRMKRIVAHTQLLEQHRGQSLPLPLLQQAKRLGFSDKQIALAVLSTELAVRKLRQELGICPAVKQIDTVAAEWPAQTNYLYLTYWGTTHDLSFRTPHVLVLGSGVYRIGSSVEFDWCAVGCIQQLRKMGYKTIMVNYNPETVSTDYDMCDRLYFDEISFEVVMDIYELENPEGVILSMGGQLPNNMAMALHRQQCRVLGTSPEAIDSAENRFKFSRLLDTIGISQPQWRELSDLESARQFCQTVGYPCVVRPSYVLSGAAMNVAYTDGDLERFLSSAAAVSKEHPVVISKFIQEAKEIDVDAVACDGVVAAIAISEHVENAGVHSGDATLVTPPQDITAKTLERIKAIVHAVGQELQVTGPFNLQLIAKDDQLKVIECNVRVSRSFPFVSKTLGVDLVALATRVIMGEEVEPVGLMTGSGVVGVKVPQFSFSRLAGADVVLGVEMTSTGEVAGFGESRCEAYLKAMLSTGFKIPKKNILLTIGSYKNKSELLPTVRLLESLGYSLYASLGTADFYTEHGVKVTAVDWHFEEAVDGECPPQRSILEQLAEKNFELVINLSMRGAGGRRLSSFVTKGYRTRRLAADFSVPLIIDIKCTKLFVEALGQIGPAPPLKVHVDCMTSQKLVRLPGLIDVHVHLREPGGTHKEDFASGTAAALAGGITMVCAMPNTRPPIIDAPALALAQKLAEAGARCDYALFLGASSENAGTLGAVAGSAAGLKLYLNETFSELRLDSVAQWMEHFETWPSHLPIVAHAERQSVAAVLMVAQLTQRSVHICHVARKEEILLIKAAKARGLPVTCEVAPHHLFLSRDDLERLGPGKGEVRPELGSRQDVEALWENMAVIDCFASDHAPHAVDEKCGPQPPPGFPGLETMLPLLLTAVSEGRLSLDDLLQRLHHNPRRIFHLPPQEDTYVEVDLEHEWTVPNHMPFSKAHWTPFEGQKVKGTVRRVVLRGEVAYIDGQVLVPPGYGQDVRKWPQGAVPQLTPSAPAASELNTTPERPRRGIPALPDGRFHLPPRIHRASDPGLPAVFLRLGAGIPWGSRAWAEEPKEKTSRKAAEPELMGTLDGTCYPPPPIPRQASPQNLGTPGLLHPQTSPLLHSLVGQHILSVQQFTKDQMSHLFNVAHTLRMMVQKERSLDILKGKVMASMFYEVSTRTSSSFAAAMARLGGAVLSFSEATSSVQKGESLADSVQTMSCYADVVVLRHPQPGAVELAAKHCRRPVINAGDGVGEHPTQALLDIFTIREELGTVNGMTITMVGDLKHGRTVHSLACLLTQYRVSLRYVAPPSLRMPPDVRAFVASRGTKQEEFESIEEALPDTDVLYMTRIQKERFGSSQEYEACFGQFILTPHIMTRAKKKMVVMHPMPRVNEISVEVDSDPRAAYFRQAENGMYIRMALLATVLGRF, encoded by the exons ATGCTTGTGCCATCGTGGGGCAGAGGTCACTGTGGTACCCTGGGACCACGCATTAGACGGTCAGG ATATGGGAACCGAGGCCATAACCAGCCATGCTTGCTGGTGGGCTCTGGGCGCTGCTTTCTAACATCCCAGAACCATGGGTTTGCTGTGGAAACAGACTCACTGCCAGCAGGCTGGCTTCCTCTTTTCACCAACGCCAACGATCACTCCAATGAAGGCATTGTACATGAGAGCCTGCCCTTCTTCAG TGTCCAGTTTCACCCAGAGCACCACGCTGGCCCTTCAGATATGGAACTTCTTTTTGATATATTTCTGGACACTGTGAAAGAAGCCACCACCAGGAACCCTGGGGGCCAGACAG TTCGAGAGCGGCTGGCTGAGCGCCTCTGTCTCCGTGGGATTCCCACCCCAGGCTCTGGGCTTCCACCACCACGAAAGGTTCTGATTCTGGGCTCAGGGGGCCTCTCCATTGGCCAAGCCGGAGAGTTTGACTACTCAGGCTCTCAG GCGATCAAGGCCCTGAAGGAGGAGAACATCCAGACGTTGCTGATCAACCCCAACATTGCCACCGTGCAGACCTCCCAGGGGCTGGCTGACAAGGTCTATTTCCTCCCAATAACGCCTCACTACGTAACCCAG gtGATACGTAATGAGCGCCCAGATGGCGTGTTACTGACTTTTGGGGGCCAAACAGCTCTGAACTGTGGTGTGGAGCTGACCAAGGCTGGGGTGCTCTCTCGGTATGGGGTCCGGGTCCTGGGCACACCCGTGGAGACCATTGAGCTGACTGAGGATCGACGCGCCTTCGCCTCCAGGATGGCCGAGATCGGAGAGCACGTGGCCCCCAGTGAGGCAGCAAACTCTCTTGAGCAG GCCCAGGCAGCTGCCGAGAGACTGGGGTACCCCGTGCTGGTGCGCGCAGCCTTTGCCCTGGGGGGCCTGGGCTCTGGCTTTGCCTCTAACAAAGAGGAGCTCTCTGCTCTCGTGGCCCCAGCTTTTGCCCATACCAGCCAAGTGCTGGTAGACAAGTCCCTGAAAGGATGGAAGGAGATTGAGTATGAGGTGGTGAGAGACACCTATGGCAACTGTGTCACG GTGTGTAACATGGAGAACCTAGATCCACTGGGCATCCACACTGGGGAGTCCATAGTGGTGGCTCCAAGCCAGACGCTGAATGACAGGGAGTACCAGCTACTGCGGCAGACGGCCATCAAGGTGACTCAGCACCTTGGAATTGTTGGGGAGTGCAACGTGCAGTATGCCTTGAATCCTGAGTCTGAGCAG TATTACATCATTGAAGTGAATGCCAGGCTCTCTCGCAGCTCCGCCCTGGCCAGTAAGGCCACGGGCTATCCACTGGCCTACGTGGCAGCCAAGCTGGCTTTGGGCATCCCTCTACCTGAACTCAG GAACTCGGTGACAGGGGGAACAGCAGCCTTTGAACCCAGTCTGGATTATTGTGTGGTGAAGATTCCTCGCTGGGACCTCAGCAAGTTCCTCCGTGTCAGCACAAAGATTGGGAGCTGCATGAAGAGTGTCG GTGAGGTCATGGGCATTGGGCGTTCTTTTGAGGAAGCTTTCCAGAAGGCTCTGCGCATGGTGGATGAGAACTGCGTGGGCTTTGATCACACAGTCAAGCCCGTCAGTGACATG GAGCTGGAGACTCCAACAGACAAGCGCATCTTTGTGGTGGCAGCTGCCCTGTGGGCTGGCTACTCGGTGGATCGCCTGTACGAACTTACTCGCATCGACCGCTGGTTTTTGCACCGAATGAAGCGGATCGTAGCACACACCCAGCTGCTGGAGCAACACCGTGGACAGTCTCTGCCCCTACCCCTGCTGCAGCAGGCCAAGCGCCTCGGCTTCTCAGACAAGCAGATTGCCCTCGCAGTTCTCAG CACAGAGCTGGCTGTTCGCAAGCTGCGTCAGGAACTGGGGATCTGCCCAGCGGTGAAGCAGATTGACACAGTTGCAGCTGAATGGCCAGCCCAGACAAATTACTTGTACCTGACATACTGGGGCACCACCCATGACCTCAGCTTTCGAACGCCTCATGTCCTGGTCCTGGGCTCTGGCGTCTACCGTATCGGCTCCAGCGTCGAATTTGACTGGTGTGCTGTGGGCTGCATCCAGCAGCTCCGAAAG ATGGGGTATAAAACCATCATGGTGAACTACAACCCAGAAACAGTCAGCACCGACTATGACATGTGTGACCGACTCTACTTCGATGAGATCTCTTTTGAG GTGGTGATGGACATCTATGAGCTAGAGAACCCCGAAGGCGTGATCCTGTCCATGGGCGGGCAGCTGCCCAACAACATGGCCATGGCTTTGCATCGGCAGCAGTGCCGGGTGCTGGGCACCTCCCCTGAAGCCATCGACTCGGCTGAGAACCGTTTTAAGTTCTCCCGGCTCCTGGACACCATTGGTATCAGCCAGCCTCAGTGGAGGGAGCTCAGTGACCTAGAG TCTGCCCGCCAGTTCTGCCAGACCGTGGGGTACCCCTGTGTCGTGCGCCCCTcctatgtgctaagtggtgctgctatgaacgtggcTTACACCGATGGGGACCTGGAGCGCTTCCTGAGCAGTGCGGCAGCTGTCTCCAAGGAGCACCCCGTGGTCATCTCCAAGTTCATCCAGGAGGCCAAG GAGATTGATGTGGACGCTGTGGCCTGTGATGGTGTGGTGGCAGCCATCGCCATCTCCGAGCACGTGGAGAACGCAGGTGTGCATTCAGGTGATGCCACGCTGGTGACCCCGCCGCAGGACATCACTGCCAAAACCCTGGAGCGGATCAAAGCCATCGTGCACGCCGTGGGCCAGGAGCTGCAGGTCACAGGACCCTTCAATCTGCAGCTCATTGCCAAG GACGACCAGCTGAAAGTCATCGAGTGCAACGTGCGTGTCTCCCGCTCCTTCCCCTTCGTCTCCAAGACCCTGGGTGTGGACCTAGTAGCCTTGGCCACGCGGGTCATCATGGGGGAAGAAGTGGAGCCTGTGGGGCTCATGACTGGCTCTGGAGTCGTGGGGGTAAAG GTGCCCCAGTTCTCGTTCTCCCGCCTGGCGGGTGCTGATGTGGTGCTGGGTGTGGAGATGACCAGTACCGGGGAAGTGGCTGGCTTCGGGGAGAGCCGCTGTGAGGCCTACCTCAAGGCCATGCTAAGCACTGGCTTTAAGATCCCCAAGAAGAACATCTTGCTGACCATTGGCAGCTATAAG AACAAAAGTGAGCTGCTCCCAACTGTGCGACTGCTGGAGAGCCTGGGCTACAGCCTCTACGCCAGCTTGGGCACTGCTGACTTCTATACAGAGCACGGTGTCAAG GTAACGGCTGTGGACTGGCACTTTGAAGAAGCAGTGGATGGAGAGTGTCCACCACAGCGAAGTATCCTGGAGCAGCTCGCTGAGAAGAACTTCGAGCTAGTGATTAACCTGTCCATGCGCGGGGCCGGGGGCCGGCGTCTCTCTTCCTTTGTCACCAAGGGCTACCGCACCCGGCGCCTGGCCGCTGACTTCTCCGTGCCCCTCATCATCGATATCAAGTGCACCAAACTGTTTGTGGAG GCCCTAGGACAGATTGGGCCAGCCCCTCCTTTGAAGGTGCATGTTGACTGCATGACCTCCCAGAAGCTCGTGCGGCTACCTG GATTGATCGATGTCCACGTGCACCTGCGGGAGCCAGGGGGGACACACAAGGAGGACTTCGCTTCAGGCACAGCGGCTGCCCTGGCCGGGGGCATCACCATGGTGTGCGCCATGCCTAATACCCGGCCCCCCATCATCGATGCCCCTGCTCTGGCCCTGGCACAGAAG CTGGCAGAGGCCGGCGCCCGCTGTGACTATGCCTTATTCCTCGGAGCTTCGTCGGAAAACGCAGGGACCCTGGGTGCTGTGGCTGGGTCTGCTGCAGGGCTGAAGCTCTACCTCAACGAGACCTTCTCCGAGCTGCGGCTGGACAGTGTGGCCCAGTGGATGGAG CACTTCGAGACGTGGCCGTCCCACCTCCCCATTGTGGCCCACGCAGAGCGTCAGAGTGTGGCCGCCGTCCTCATGGTGGCCCAGCTGACCCAGCGCTCGGTACACATCTGTCACGTGGCGCGGAAGGAAGAG ATCCTGCTGATTAAAGCCGCAAAGGCACGGGGGCTGCCGGTGACCTGTGAGGTGGCGCCCCACCATCTGTTCCTGAGCCGCGATGACCTGGAGCGTCTGGGGCCCGGGAAGGGGGAGGTTCGGCCTGAGCTTGGCTCCCGGCAGGATGTGGAAGCCCTATGGGAGAACATGGCCGTCATCGACTGCTTTGCCTCCGACCATG CCCCCCACGCCGTGGACGAGAAGTGTGGGCCCCAGCCACCCCCCGGCTTCCCGGGGTTGGAGACCATGCTGCCCCTACTGCTGACGGCAGTGAGCGAGGGCCGGCTCAGCCTGGATGACCTGCTGCAGCGACTGCACCACAACCCCCGGCGCATCTTCCACCTGCCGCCCCAGGAGGACACCTATGTGGAG GTGGATCTGGAGCATGAATGGACGGTCCCCAACCACATGCCCTTCTCCAAGGCCCACTGGACACCCTTTGAAGGGCAGAAGGTGAAGGGCACCGTCCGCCGTGTGGTCCTGCGAGGAGAGGTTGCCTATATTGACGGGCAG GTGCTAGTGCCGCCGGGCTACGGACAGGATGTACGCAAGTGGCCACAGGGGGCTGTTCCCCAGCTCACGCCCTCGGCCCCTGCCGCCAGTGAGCTAAACACG ACCCCAGAGAGGCCCCGCCGGGGCATCCCAGCGCTTCCCGATGGCCGCTTCCACCTGCCGCCCCGAATCCACCGAGCCTCTGACCCAGGTTTGCCAG CTGTGTTCCTCCGCCTGGGAGCTGGGATCCCATGGGGCAGCAGAGCGTGGG CTGAGGAGCCAAAGGAGAAGACCTCCCGGAAGGCAGCTGAGCCAG AGCTGATGGGAACCCTTGACGGCACCTGCTACCCTCCACCACCAATACCTAGACAGGCGTCGCCCCAGAACCTGGGGACCCCTGGCCTGCTGCACCCCCAGACCTCACCCCTGCTGCACTCATTGGTGGGCCAACATATCCTGTCTGTCCAGCAGTTCACCAAGGATCAg ATGTCTCACCTGTTCAACGTGGCACACACGCTGCGCATGATGGTGCAGAAGGAGCGGAGCCTCGACATCCTCAAG GGGAAGGTGATGGCCTCCATGTTCTACGAGGTGAGCACGCGGACCAGCAGCTCCTTTGCAGCGGCCATGGCCCGGCTGGGGGGCGCCGTGCTCAGCTTCTCAGAAGCCACGTCCTCCGTCCAGAAGGGTGAATCCCTGGCTGACTCGGTGCAGACCATGAGCTGCTACGCCGACGTCGTGGTGCTGCGGCACCCCCAGCCCGGAGCGGTGGAG CTGGCAGCCAAGCACTGCCGGAGGCCAGTGATCAATGCCGGGGATGGGGTCGGAGAGCATCCCACCCAGGCCTTGCTGGACATCTTCACCATCCGGGAGGAGCTTGGGACGGTCAACGGCATGACG ATCACAATGGTTGGGGACCTGAAGCACGGACGCACGGTGCATTCACTGGCCTGCCTGCTCACCCAGTATCGCGTCAGCCTGCGCTACGTGGCGCCTCCCAGCCTGCGCATGCCCCCCGACGTGCGGGCTTTCGTGGCGTCCCGCGGCACCAAGCAG GAGGAATTTGAGAGCATCGAGGAGGCGCTGCCCGACACCGACGTGCTCTACATGACTCGCATCCAGAAGGAGCGCTTCGGGTCTAGCCAGGAGTATGAAGCT TGCTTCGGCCAGTTCATCCTCACTCCCCACATCATGACCCGGGCCAAGAAGAAGATGGTGGTGATGCACCCCATGCCCCGAGTCAATGAGATAAG TGTGGAGGTGGACTCGGACCCCCGAGCAGCCTACTTCCGGCAGGCGGAGAATGGCATGTACATCCGCATGGCTCTGTTAGCCACTGTGCTCGGCCGCTTCTAG